The following nucleotide sequence is from Pedobacter sp. PACM 27299.
CTCTTGATATCGTAATTTTCAGGAAGGAACAGTTTAGATACATTTCTGCAGCCTAATCCAAAGTAATCGAAAATATCATGACCCAGCATCGCGATTTCTTCCTTGCTTTCTTCGCCAGTCAGGACCGCTACACTGTTTCTGTTTTTTCTGATGATATTAGGCACTTTGCCGAAATAGTATTCGAAATATCTGGAAGTATTGTTGCTGCCAGTCGCAATCACCGCATCAAAATCTTTTAGTCTTTCTATGTAAATGATGTGGGGGGCAAGCAAAGGCTCAATTTCCACCAATCTTTTCAATAAAGCTGGCAATAGCTTGTCATCCGAAGAAGAAAGTTTGATTAATACAATATTTCCTGTGGCCAGCACAGCGATCACATCATGAAAACCAACCATCGGAATATTCCCAGCTAGAATCAGTCCTATCTTTTTAGGCTGCTCTGCAATCTTGATGGATTTAAACCAGGTTTCAATATCCTGGTCATTGAGCATCTGGTGTAAAGCTTTTAAGGCTTTTTCCACTTCCTCAACGGTAAACCAGGCATTGCTATTTGGTGCTGATAAAATTAAATTTTTAAAGTCAGGATCGGGATTGGCAGTAAATTGACCAAGCTTTTTGAGTGCAATTATGAGTTTTTCAGCAGTAAGGATTGCCATATTCCAATTATTTTAAAGTTTATGTGTTATATTTGCAGTGCAAAGGTAACCTTAGCATTAGAATTAGACGAAGACATGGCTATTAAAATAACAGACGAATGTATTAACTGTGGAGCATGTGAGCCTGAATGCCCAAATAATGCAATTTATGACGCAGGTACAGCCTGGAGATTCTCTGATGGTACCAATTTAAACGGCATCATTGATTTTGGCGGTAAAGAGTTGGACGCAGAAGCTTCTATGGAAGCAGGATCGGACGAAGTTTATTACATCGTTTCCGATAAGTGTACAGAGTGTAAAGGCT
It contains:
- a CDS encoding 4Fe-4S dicluster domain-containing protein; its protein translation is MAIKITDECINCGACEPECPNNAIYDAGTAWRFSDGTNLNGIIDFGGKELDAEASMEAGSDEVYYIVSDKCTECKGFHDEPQCAAVCPVDCCVDDEDVRETEEELLAKKAWLHQEN
- a CDS encoding acyl-CoA reductase is translated as MAILTAEKLIIALKKLGQFTANPDPDFKNLILSAPNSNAWFTVEEVEKALKALHQMLNDQDIETWFKSIKIAEQPKKIGLILAGNIPMVGFHDVIAVLATGNIVLIKLSSSDDKLLPALLKRLVEIEPLLAPHIIYIERLKDFDAVIATGSNNTSRYFEYYFGKVPNIIRKNRNSVAVLTGEESKEEIAMLGHDIFDYFGLGCRNVSKLFLPENYDIKSFYEPIESFQNIINHFKYNNNYDYNKSIYLVNAATHFDNGFLLLKEDENMVSPLAVLFYERYKNLEEVQERLAKEEENIQCVVSKADLKLNTKVLAPGQSQAPKLWDYADNVDTIAFLNGI